The Leucobacter rhizosphaerae genome includes a region encoding these proteins:
- a CDS encoding amino acid ABC transporter permease: MDVIFGNLDLWGTAIKNTLLVFFGGGAIALVLGIIVGAMRVSPVPIARGVGTVYVNIIRNTPLTLVFFFFVLGYPALGLPKVSTLLLGILAIGIYTATYVAEVLRAGINTVPVGQAEAARAIGLPFGQVMGLVVLPQAFRSVVPPMMSVFIALLKNTTVAAGFSVAELAALRATINDAAGRPGSPMEVLLWVAAVFVVLVLILSFIQNRLEKKWRIVR, encoded by the coding sequence ATGGACGTCATCTTCGGGAACCTCGATCTCTGGGGAACCGCTATCAAGAACACCCTGCTGGTGTTCTTCGGGGGCGGCGCGATCGCGCTGGTGCTCGGCATCATCGTGGGCGCCATGCGCGTCTCGCCGGTGCCGATCGCACGCGGTGTCGGCACCGTCTACGTGAACATCATCCGGAACACCCCGCTGACGCTCGTCTTCTTCTTCTTCGTGCTGGGGTACCCCGCGCTCGGGCTGCCGAAGGTGAGCACACTCCTCCTCGGCATTCTCGCGATCGGGATCTACACGGCGACCTACGTCGCCGAGGTGCTCCGTGCGGGCATCAACACCGTGCCGGTGGGGCAGGCCGAGGCCGCGCGCGCCATCGGGCTGCCGTTCGGCCAGGTCATGGGGCTCGTGGTGCTGCCGCAGGCCTTCCGCTCGGTCGTGCCGCCGATGATGAGCGTGTTCATCGCACTGCTCAAGAACACGACGGTGGCCGCGGGCTTCTCGGTCGCCGAACTGGCCGCTCTGCGTGCGACGATCAACGATGCGGCGGGCCGCCCGGGCAGCCCGATGGAGGTCCTGCTCTGGGTCGCCGCGGTGTTCGTGGTGCTCGTCCTGATCCTGAGTTTCATCCAGAACCGCCTTGAGAAGAAGTGGAGGATCGTCCGATGA
- a CDS encoding glutamate ABC transporter substrate-binding protein: MRFTKSLAAVGFLAAAALTLTGCNSGSPSDPEGGGEPVTAEVAEGVALEGSPTFDKMQERGKVVIGVKEDQPGLGYLDNVTNERSGFDVDVARWIAGSLGFDEENIEYKAIASANREQAIVNGDIDYYVGTYSINDKRKADIDFAGPYFVTGQGLLVKNGGEDYQSLEELEGKTVCSATGSTPIQNIKENFPGIKTQEFDLYSACVESLVNGQVDAVTTDQAILIGYAAQDPDNLMVTTGPLLTEELYGVGLPKGDDVLRTHINDLFTDGGDEWQAIFDENLGNSGITIEQPEVDAY, encoded by the coding sequence ATGCGTTTCACGAAATCCCTCGCCGCGGTCGGCTTCCTCGCCGCCGCCGCGCTGACACTGACGGGGTGCAACAGCGGCAGCCCCTCCGACCCCGAGGGCGGCGGCGAGCCCGTCACCGCTGAGGTCGCCGAGGGTGTGGCGCTCGAGGGCAGCCCCACGTTCGACAAGATGCAGGAGCGCGGCAAGGTCGTCATCGGCGTCAAGGAAGATCAGCCCGGCCTCGGCTACCTCGACAACGTCACCAACGAGCGCAGCGGCTTCGACGTCGACGTCGCCCGCTGGATCGCCGGCTCCCTCGGCTTCGACGAGGAGAACATCGAGTACAAGGCGATCGCCTCCGCGAACCGCGAGCAGGCGATCGTGAACGGCGACATCGACTACTACGTCGGCACCTACTCCATCAACGACAAGCGGAAGGCGGACATCGACTTCGCAGGGCCGTACTTCGTGACCGGCCAGGGTCTGCTCGTGAAGAACGGCGGCGAGGACTACCAGTCGCTCGAGGAGCTCGAGGGCAAGACCGTGTGCTCGGCGACCGGCTCGACGCCGATCCAGAACATCAAGGAGAACTTCCCGGGCATCAAGACCCAGGAGTTCGATCTCTACTCGGCATGCGTCGAGAGCCTCGTCAACGGCCAGGTGGACGCGGTCACGACCGACCAGGCGATCCTCATCGGCTACGCCGCGCAGGATCCGGACAACCTGATGGTCACCACGGGCCCGCTGCTCACCGAGGAGCTCTACGGCGTCGGTCTGCCGAAGGGCGATGACGTGCTCCGCACCCACATCAACGATCTGTTCACCGATGGTGGTGACGAGTGGCAGGCGATCTTCGATGAGAACCTCGGCAACTCCGGCATCACGATCGAGCAGCCCGAGGTGGATGCTTACTAA
- a CDS encoding amino acid ABC transporter ATP-binding protein: MSASEPLVVLENVQKHYGEFQALTDIDLTIDRGEVVVIIGPSGSGKSTLCRSINRLETITSGSIRVDGQELPAEGKKLATLRAEVGMVFQSFNLFAHLTILENVTLGPIKVRGLSKAEAEEEAMQLLTRVGVEKQASKLPAQLSGGQQQRVAIARSLAMRPKVMLFDEPTSALDPEMINEVLDVMIGLAKEGMTMIVVTHEMGFARKAADRVVFMADGRIVEEATPEEFFTHPKSDRAKDFLSKLITH, translated from the coding sequence ATGAGTGCGAGCGAACCGCTTGTCGTCCTGGAGAACGTGCAGAAGCACTACGGCGAGTTCCAGGCGCTGACGGACATCGATCTGACCATCGACCGCGGTGAGGTGGTGGTCATCATCGGCCCGTCCGGATCGGGCAAGTCGACGCTGTGCCGGTCGATCAACCGGCTCGAGACGATCACGAGCGGGTCCATCCGGGTCGACGGCCAGGAGCTCCCGGCCGAGGGCAAGAAGCTCGCGACGCTGCGGGCCGAGGTCGGTATGGTCTTCCAATCCTTCAACCTCTTCGCCCACCTGACCATTCTCGAGAACGTCACGCTCGGGCCGATCAAGGTCCGCGGGCTCAGCAAGGCGGAGGCCGAGGAGGAGGCGATGCAGCTCCTCACCCGCGTGGGCGTCGAGAAGCAGGCGTCGAAGCTCCCCGCGCAGCTCTCCGGCGGTCAGCAGCAGCGCGTCGCGATCGCCCGCTCGCTCGCGATGCGGCCGAAGGTCATGCTCTTCGACGAGCCGACCAGCGCCCTCGATCCCGAGATGATCAACGAGGTGCTCGACGTCATGATCGGCCTCGCCAAGGAGGGCATGACGATGATCGTCGTCACCCACGAGATGGGCTTCGCACGCAAGGCGGCGGATCGAGTCGTGTTCATGGCCGACGGCCGGATCGTCGAGGAGGCGACCCCGGAGGAGTTCTTCACCCACCCGAAGAGCGACCGGGCCAAGGACTTCCTCTCCAAGCTCATCACCCACTGA
- a CDS encoding TAXI family TRAP transporter solute-binding subunit: MSAACRERRRVRGRSRAVAAAALLLAAAVGLGACAGPSAPGDARRQIAGGGTTGVYYSYGGELASVLHAQLGLDISVAETHGSVDNLNRVGDGRALVGFAQGDTAADAVAGRGEFADPLPVEAIARVYDEYVHIVVPADSDIRDISDLADHRVSLGAPDSGVQVIATRVLASSDVPLDRLDNPELGLGDSIEALQSGEIDGFFWVGGLPTPGIVELGEEMPIRLLPIGVDTVERVNAGHAGVYRIADFPVGTYGVEIPTATMTVPNYLIVARDTPKDLVTDITRTLFEQRPTIARQVAAAELLDRRQAIFTGPMDLHDGAVQYYRDARR; this comes from the coding sequence GTGAGCGCCGCGTGCCGCGAACGCCGACGCGTGCGCGGCCGATCGCGTGCCGTGGCCGCCGCAGCGCTCCTCCTGGCCGCGGCGGTGGGCCTCGGCGCCTGCGCCGGGCCGTCCGCCCCGGGGGACGCACGGCGCCAGATCGCGGGCGGCGGCACGACGGGCGTCTACTACAGCTACGGCGGCGAGCTCGCGTCGGTGCTGCACGCGCAGCTGGGTCTCGACATCTCCGTCGCCGAGACCCACGGCTCGGTCGACAACCTGAACCGCGTCGGCGACGGTCGGGCACTCGTCGGCTTCGCCCAGGGCGACACGGCGGCAGATGCGGTGGCCGGCCGGGGCGAGTTCGCCGATCCGCTCCCGGTGGAGGCGATCGCGCGGGTGTACGACGAGTACGTCCACATCGTGGTGCCGGCGGACTCCGACATCCGCGACATCTCCGACCTGGCGGACCATCGCGTCTCGCTCGGGGCCCCGGACTCGGGCGTCCAGGTCATCGCGACCCGCGTGCTCGCCTCGTCGGACGTCCCGCTGGATCGGCTGGACAATCCGGAGCTCGGGCTCGGCGACTCGATCGAGGCGCTGCAGAGCGGCGAGATCGACGGCTTCTTCTGGGTCGGCGGCCTCCCGACGCCGGGCATCGTCGAGCTGGGGGAGGAGATGCCGATCCGCCTCCTCCCCATCGGCGTGGACACGGTCGAGCGCGTCAATGCGGGGCACGCCGGGGTGTACCGGATCGCCGACTTCCCCGTCGGCACCTACGGGGTCGAGATCCCGACGGCCACCATGACCGTGCCGAACTACCTGATCGTGGCGCGGGACACCCCGAAGGATCTCGTCACCGACATCACGCGGACGCTCTTCGAGCAGCGCCCGACGATCGCGCGGCAGGTCGCCGCCGCGGAGCTGCTCGATCGACGGCAGGCGATCTTCACCGGGCCGATGGATCTGCACGACGGAGCGGTGCAGTACTACCGCGACGCCCGCCGCTGA
- a CDS encoding sensor histidine kinase: MRTRLIIVFLVPMTVILLALGGAYAWSVARSIQQEVATQQLGDLGYFLTGARQALRVGSPEVVEDEMRRYSELYGTRISVFDRSGALWASGESNPEAADEEMAELVGLALSGRRSDPVSPVLPWSYGKTLTVEPVFDDGNVIGAVSISASADTPRGEIFAHWSSLVAVFALIIGLLFVAVTRLANWVLRPMLRVDRAMEAIEHGEMDARIADDTGPPEMQRMIRVFNQMAEEIERTMSRQQEFAMNASHELRNPLGALLMRVEYLSTGLDPTWDDEVEKTREEGRRMSRILETLLNVARTGQTDSAFAVVDLGELAADRVGAWEDVAARAGIELAVHRDAGVHSLTDRTSVESALDAVIDNAVKFAPAGTTVEVTVRHDGEERVIAVRDRGPGLDPEEFERVTSRFWRSTRDQNVPGSGLGLAIAHDLLETLNGALRISDPGDGGLRVALHLPGGTP, encoded by the coding sequence GTGCGCACCCGGCTCATCATCGTCTTTCTGGTGCCGATGACCGTGATCCTGCTCGCACTCGGCGGGGCGTACGCCTGGAGCGTCGCCCGCAGCATCCAGCAGGAGGTGGCGACGCAGCAGCTCGGGGATCTCGGCTACTTCCTCACCGGCGCGCGCCAGGCGCTGCGGGTCGGAAGCCCGGAGGTGGTGGAGGACGAGATGCGCCGCTATAGCGAGCTCTACGGCACCCGCATCTCGGTGTTCGACCGCTCGGGTGCGCTCTGGGCCTCGGGCGAGTCGAATCCCGAGGCCGCGGATGAGGAGATGGCCGAGCTGGTCGGCCTCGCGCTGTCGGGGCGCCGGAGCGATCCCGTGTCACCGGTGCTGCCCTGGTCGTACGGGAAAACGCTGACGGTGGAGCCGGTCTTCGACGACGGCAACGTGATCGGTGCGGTCTCGATCTCCGCGAGCGCCGATACCCCGCGTGGCGAGATCTTCGCGCACTGGTCGTCGCTCGTCGCGGTGTTCGCGCTCATCATCGGGCTGCTCTTCGTCGCGGTGACGCGACTCGCGAACTGGGTGCTCCGGCCCATGCTGCGAGTCGACCGCGCGATGGAGGCGATCGAGCACGGGGAGATGGACGCGCGGATCGCCGACGACACCGGTCCGCCCGAGATGCAGCGCATGATCCGCGTCTTCAACCAGATGGCCGAGGAGATCGAGCGGACCATGTCCCGCCAGCAGGAGTTCGCGATGAACGCGTCGCACGAGCTGCGCAACCCGCTCGGGGCGCTGCTCATGCGCGTGGAGTACCTGTCGACCGGGCTCGACCCCACGTGGGACGACGAGGTCGAGAAGACGCGCGAGGAGGGGCGGCGGATGTCGCGGATCCTCGAGACGCTCCTCAACGTGGCACGGACCGGGCAGACGGACTCCGCATTTGCGGTGGTCGACCTCGGAGAGCTCGCCGCGGATCGGGTGGGCGCGTGGGAAGACGTCGCCGCCCGGGCCGGCATCGAGCTCGCGGTGCATCGCGACGCGGGCGTGCACTCGCTCACCGACCGCACCTCCGTCGAGAGCGCGCTCGACGCGGTGATCGACAACGCCGTGAAGTTCGCCCCGGCCGGCACGACGGTCGAGGTGACGGTGCGACACGACGGCGAGGAACGGGTGATCGCGGTTCGGGATCGCGGCCCCGGACTCGACCCCGAGGAGTTCGAGCGGGTGACGAGCAGATTCTGGCGCAGCACGCGGGATCAGAACGTGCCGGGGTCGGGGCTCGGTCTCGCCATCGCGCACGATCTCCTCGAAACCCTGAACGGGGCGCTGCGCATCTCCGATCCGGGCGACGGCGGTCTCCGCGTCGCGCTCCACCTGCCGGGGGGCACGCCGTGA
- a CDS encoding response regulator transcription factor, translating into MKILIVEDDERVSDVLSAYVRQAGYTTVCVASGAAALEALGSDTEAVLLDLGLPDMDGIDVCRRIRGISGVPIIIATARSQVEERIRGLHAGADDFVVKPYDLRELLARIEAVTRRTRALPVDPQTAVGITLDGIVIDVASRRVLVEDQPADLTPKEYDILAVLARYPGVVVPRDRIIREVWGTDWNGFSRSLEVHVGSIRRKLARPELIETLRGVGYRLTGS; encoded by the coding sequence ATGAAGATCCTCATTGTTGAAGACGACGAGCGGGTGTCCGACGTGCTCAGCGCCTACGTGCGCCAGGCCGGGTACACCACCGTGTGCGTGGCCTCCGGCGCCGCCGCGCTCGAGGCGCTGGGATCCGACACCGAGGCCGTGCTCCTCGACCTCGGCCTCCCCGACATGGACGGCATCGACGTCTGCCGGCGCATCCGCGGGATCTCCGGAGTGCCCATCATCATCGCGACGGCGCGCAGCCAGGTCGAGGAGCGCATCCGCGGCCTGCACGCCGGCGCCGACGACTTCGTGGTGAAACCGTACGATCTGCGCGAGCTGCTCGCCCGCATCGAGGCGGTGACCCGGCGAACGCGCGCGCTGCCGGTCGATCCGCAGACGGCGGTCGGCATCACCCTCGACGGCATCGTCATCGACGTCGCGAGCCGCCGGGTGCTGGTCGAGGATCAGCCCGCCGACCTCACGCCGAAGGAGTACGACATCCTCGCGGTCCTGGCGCGCTACCCCGGTGTGGTGGTGCCGCGCGACCGCATCATCCGGGAGGTGTGGGGCACGGACTGGAACGGCTTCAGCCGCTCCCTCGAGGTGCACGTCGGGTCGATCCGGCGCAAGCTCGCGCGTCCGGAGCTCATCGAGACGCTGCGCGGAGTCGGGTACCGATTGACGGGATCCTGA
- a CDS encoding APC family permease: MTTLPSHSAVAAGDDQLAHAITHEPGRLKRTLKLRHLVFIGLAYMAPLAVFDMFGIVAEETDGHVPLAYLVVMVAVLFTAFSYSRMVRFFPIAGSAYTYAKEAINAHLGFLVGWVATLDYLLLPMINAILSAIYMGAVFPDVPFWVWVLLTIGICTALNLVGVKLAASMNVLLVSIQLVVAVIFVVLTIVNIANGANGATFTATPFFSSDVQVASIAAGAAILALSFLGFDAVSTLAEEAEKPERDIPRAIFIIIGVAGAFFITVTYVMQTLFPDVTLLADIVGASPEIAKYIGGAAFQAIFVGGYMMAVLGCGITQQMSAARLLYAMGRDGALPKRLFGGVNPRTGVPVANVLIVAAIALTALFVDLDQAASMINFGAFIAFTFVNLSVIFVFFRFLKRRTAGAWIGFVVVPAIGVLINLWLWSSLDTISMIIGGIWLAAGIVYLLVKTRGFRAPAPDLTGPINVSMYE; this comes from the coding sequence ATGACCACCCTCCCCTCCCACTCCGCGGTCGCCGCGGGCGACGACCAGCTCGCCCACGCGATCACCCACGAGCCCGGCCGCCTGAAGCGCACGCTCAAGCTCCGGCACCTCGTCTTCATCGGTCTCGCCTACATGGCGCCGCTCGCGGTGTTCGACATGTTCGGGATCGTGGCCGAGGAGACCGACGGCCACGTGCCGCTCGCCTACCTCGTCGTGATGGTCGCGGTGCTCTTCACGGCGTTCAGCTACTCGCGCATGGTGCGGTTCTTCCCGATCGCAGGATCGGCCTACACCTACGCCAAGGAGGCGATCAACGCGCACCTCGGGTTCCTCGTCGGGTGGGTCGCGACACTCGACTACCTGCTGCTCCCGATGATCAACGCGATCCTGTCCGCGATCTACATGGGGGCGGTGTTCCCCGACGTGCCCTTCTGGGTGTGGGTGCTCCTGACGATCGGGATCTGCACGGCGCTGAACCTCGTCGGGGTCAAGCTCGCGGCGAGCATGAACGTGCTGCTCGTGTCGATCCAGCTGGTCGTCGCCGTGATCTTCGTGGTGCTCACGATCGTCAACATCGCGAACGGTGCGAACGGCGCGACGTTCACGGCGACGCCGTTCTTCTCGAGCGACGTGCAGGTCGCGTCGATCGCCGCCGGCGCCGCGATCCTCGCGCTCTCGTTCCTGGGCTTCGACGCCGTCTCGACGCTGGCCGAAGAGGCCGAGAAGCCCGAGCGCGATATCCCGCGTGCGATCTTCATCATCATCGGCGTCGCGGGGGCGTTCTTCATCACCGTCACGTACGTCATGCAGACGCTCTTCCCGGACGTGACGCTGCTCGCCGACATCGTCGGGGCCTCGCCCGAGATCGCGAAGTACATCGGCGGGGCCGCGTTCCAGGCGATCTTCGTCGGCGGCTACATGATGGCGGTGCTCGGTTGCGGGATCACGCAGCAGATGAGCGCGGCCCGACTGCTCTACGCGATGGGACGTGACGGCGCGTTGCCGAAGCGGCTGTTCGGCGGGGTGAATCCGCGCACCGGCGTGCCGGTGGCGAATGTGCTGATCGTCGCGGCGATCGCGCTCACCGCGCTCTTCGTCGATCTGGATCAGGCCGCCTCGATGATCAACTTCGGCGCGTTCATCGCCTTCACCTTCGTGAACCTCTCGGTGATCTTCGTCTTCTTCCGGTTCCTGAAGCGTCGGACTGCGGGCGCCTGGATCGGCTTCGTGGTGGTGCCCGCCATCGGTGTGCTGATCAACCTCTGGTTGTGGTCGAGCCTCGACACGATCTCCATGATCATCGGCGGGATCTGGCTCGCGGCCGGGATCGTGTACCTCCTCGTGAAGACGCGCGGCTTCCGCGCCCCGGCACCGGACCTCACCGGGCCGATCAACGTCTCGATGTACGAGTAG
- a CDS encoding amidohydrolase produces the protein MAVDTLFTGGRIRTFDPEQPWAEALGVTGDRISYVGSAADAPAARRTVQLEGRLLTPGVADTHNHLLLGFDDLAVSLDQVQSLDVVRARIAAFAESHPELDWICAENALYSVVEGRRPRAEDLVGVTDKPVFITTYDQHSVWLNRPALAKLGILHGGDIAWGNPEIDATTGEPTGWVTDFYTSAMTIAGLAELQRDIPMYSPDRRYRKITNSLEMAASVGITTVVEPQVPLAELDLFARAEREGKLTSRTIAAIYHAVGADGDFRARITEAIRETPQHERFSLGPVKLYADDVIEPHTAAMLEDYANRPGHRGHTSLEPTEFTKLFVELDRLGYQVHTHATGDWGIRLTLDSIEAAQRANGARDARHGIVHVECLAPEDLPRFRELGVVAAMQPRHASPDLVAGTWMENVGEARWDRAWRFRSMIDSGARVTFSSDWQVGEMDPLVGVYSAMTRARLDEQDAWTLGERLGLDRTLEAYTKGGAEAFHREGDLGMLKVGYLADAVLWSGDLYAMEPAEILEQRADLTLVGGSPIHDARGELGGAAAAVAVQDPAGDGQTCAEPAADHHCHSHG, from the coding sequence ATGGCCGTCGACACCCTCTTCACCGGCGGCAGGATCCGCACCTTCGATCCCGAGCAGCCCTGGGCCGAGGCCCTCGGCGTCACCGGTGACCGCATCAGCTACGTGGGATCGGCCGCCGACGCCCCGGCGGCCCGGCGCACCGTGCAGCTCGAGGGCCGCCTGCTCACCCCCGGCGTCGCCGACACGCACAACCACCTGCTGCTCGGCTTCGACGACCTCGCGGTGAGCCTCGACCAGGTGCAGAGCCTCGACGTGGTGCGCGCGCGCATCGCGGCGTTCGCCGAATCGCACCCCGAGCTCGACTGGATCTGCGCCGAGAACGCGCTGTATTCCGTGGTCGAGGGCCGCCGCCCGCGCGCCGAGGATCTCGTCGGTGTCACCGACAAGCCCGTCTTCATCACGACCTACGACCAGCACTCGGTGTGGCTCAACCGCCCCGCTCTCGCGAAGCTCGGGATCCTGCACGGCGGCGACATCGCGTGGGGCAACCCCGAGATCGATGCCACGACCGGGGAGCCGACCGGCTGGGTCACCGATTTCTACACGAGCGCTATGACGATCGCGGGTCTCGCCGAGCTGCAGCGCGACATTCCGATGTACTCGCCGGATCGCCGCTATCGCAAGATCACCAACAGCCTGGAGATGGCCGCGAGCGTCGGCATCACCACCGTCGTGGAACCGCAGGTGCCGCTCGCCGAGCTCGACCTGTTCGCCCGCGCCGAGCGCGAGGGCAAGCTCACCTCCCGCACGATCGCGGCGATCTACCACGCGGTGGGCGCCGACGGCGATTTCCGCGCGCGGATCACGGAGGCGATCCGCGAGACGCCGCAGCACGAGCGCTTCTCGCTCGGGCCCGTGAAGCTCTACGCCGACGACGTCATCGAACCGCACACCGCCGCCATGCTCGAGGACTATGCGAACCGCCCCGGGCACCGCGGCCACACGAGCCTCGAGCCCACCGAGTTCACGAAGCTGTTCGTCGAGCTCGACCGCCTGGGCTACCAGGTGCACACGCACGCCACGGGCGACTGGGGGATCCGCCTCACGCTCGACTCGATCGAGGCGGCGCAGCGGGCAAACGGTGCGCGCGATGCGCGGCACGGGATCGTGCACGTCGAGTGCCTCGCCCCGGAGGATCTGCCCCGCTTCCGAGAGCTCGGGGTGGTCGCGGCGATGCAGCCGCGGCACGCCTCGCCCGACCTCGTAGCGGGCACGTGGATGGAGAACGTGGGGGAGGCCCGCTGGGACCGCGCATGGCGCTTCCGCTCCATGATCGACTCGGGTGCCCGGGTGACGTTCTCGAGCGACTGGCAGGTCGGCGAGATGGACCCGCTCGTCGGCGTCTACAGCGCCATGACGCGGGCCCGCCTCGACGAGCAGGACGCCTGGACGCTCGGCGAGCGACTCGGCCTCGACCGAACCCTCGAGGCCTACACGAAGGGCGGCGCCGAGGCCTTCCACCGCGAGGGCGACCTCGGCATGCTCAAGGTCGGCTACCTGGCGGACGCCGTGCTCTGGTCGGGCGACCTGTACGCCATGGAGCCCGCCGAGATCCTGGAGCAGCGCGCCGACCTCACCCTCGTGGGCGGCAGCCCGATCCACGATGCTCGCGGGGAGCTCGGTGGCGCGGCCGCCGCGGTCGCCGTGCAGGATCCCGCGGGCGACGGCCAGACCTGCGCCGAGCCGGCCGCCGACCACCACTGCCACAGCCACGGATAG
- a CDS encoding TetR/AcrR family transcriptional regulator: protein MARPSTQKQRRSEVIDAALAAAAEHGLRNLSLTDVANQAGVTRGALLYYYEDLEAILVEAHAAGMARVGAERAALVERHRGSAEQLATAIAAGLPSGPDDALMRLLYEFDVLAGKSPLHDELVQQLYGEQLGLYRRILTEGVASGEFALTGPLDDIAMNFVALEDAYGLHIVAGGSITVADALRAIRLYAAQSGAPLPAAASPGA from the coding sequence ATGGCACGCCCCAGCACGCAGAAGCAACGCCGCTCCGAGGTGATCGACGCGGCCCTCGCGGCCGCGGCCGAGCACGGACTGCGGAACCTCTCCCTCACCGACGTCGCGAACCAGGCGGGGGTCACCCGCGGCGCACTGCTGTACTACTACGAGGATCTCGAGGCGATCCTCGTCGAAGCGCACGCGGCGGGCATGGCGCGGGTCGGGGCCGAACGCGCCGCGCTCGTGGAGCGGCACCGCGGATCGGCGGAGCAGCTCGCCACCGCGATCGCAGCCGGGCTGCCGAGCGGGCCCGACGACGCGCTCATGCGGCTGCTCTACGAGTTCGACGTGCTCGCGGGCAAGTCGCCGCTGCACGACGAGCTGGTGCAGCAGCTCTACGGCGAGCAGCTGGGGCTGTATCGCCGCATCCTCACCGAGGGTGTCGCGAGCGGGGAGTTCGCACTCACGGGGCCGCTCGACGACATCGCGATGAACTTCGTCGCCCTCGAGGACGCGTACGGGCTGCACATCGTCGCGGGCGGCAGCATCACGGTCGCGGATGCGCTGCGTGCGATCCGACTCTACGCGGCGCAGTCCGGCGCCCCGCTCCCCGCGGCTGCCTCCCCCGGAGCGTGA
- the ilvA gene encoding threonine ammonia-lyase: MTQTACAPTLDAFETALANVHKITQHTPLESSRFLADVLGVPQVYLKCENLQRTGAYKLRGAYNHLSRLSDEQKARGVVAASAGNHAQGVAFAARELGIKATIFTPLGVALPKLQATRNYGAEVVLVGDTFNETNVAAQEFVRETGAHFVPPFDDMAVIEGQGTVALEMLDVAPDIETIVVPIGGGGLVAGVAAAAKQIAAREGRPMRIIGVQAENASAYPESLAMGEPVTITTRPTIADGIAVARPGSLNFDIIREYVDEVVTVSDDDLARAIVLLLERAKLVVEPAGAAGVAAMLAGKIQASGTTATILSGGNIDPLLLQRVIGHGLAASARYLKLRILLPDMPGQLVRTASIVAEHNANVVEVIHTRHATELPISEVELELHIETRGHDHGEAVTQALRDAGYSVRVGEKY; encoded by the coding sequence ATGACTCAGACCGCATGCGCCCCCACGCTGGACGCCTTCGAGACCGCGCTCGCCAACGTCCACAAGATCACGCAGCACACGCCGCTCGAATCGTCGCGGTTCCTGGCCGACGTGCTCGGCGTGCCGCAGGTGTACCTGAAGTGCGAGAACCTGCAGCGCACCGGCGCGTACAAGCTGCGCGGCGCCTACAACCACCTGTCGCGCCTGAGCGATGAGCAGAAGGCGCGCGGGGTCGTGGCGGCCTCGGCCGGCAACCACGCGCAGGGCGTGGCGTTCGCCGCGCGGGAGCTCGGGATCAAGGCGACGATCTTCACGCCGCTCGGCGTGGCCCTGCCGAAGCTCCAGGCCACCCGCAACTACGGGGCCGAGGTGGTGCTCGTGGGCGACACGTTCAACGAGACGAACGTCGCCGCGCAGGAGTTCGTGCGGGAGACGGGGGCGCACTTCGTGCCGCCGTTCGACGACATGGCCGTGATCGAGGGACAGGGGACCGTGGCACTGGAGATGCTCGACGTCGCGCCCGACATCGAGACGATCGTCGTGCCCATCGGCGGGGGCGGGTTGGTCGCCGGTGTCGCGGCGGCGGCCAAGCAGATCGCCGCGCGCGAAGGGCGGCCCATGCGGATCATCGGCGTGCAGGCGGAGAACGCGTCGGCGTACCCCGAGTCGCTCGCGATGGGGGAGCCCGTCACGATCACGACGCGGCCGACGATCGCCGACGGCATCGCGGTCGCGCGCCCCGGAAGCCTGAACTTCGACATCATCCGCGAGTACGTCGACGAGGTCGTGACCGTGAGCGACGACGATCTTGCGCGGGCGATCGTGCTGCTCCTCGAGCGCGCGAAGCTCGTGGTCGAGCCGGCGGGTGCGGCGGGGGTCGCGGCGATGCTGGCGGGCAAGATCCAGGCGTCGGGCACGACGGCCACGATCCTGTCGGGCGGCAACATCGACCCGCTGCTGCTCCAGCGTGTGATCGGCCACGGCCTCGCCGCGTCGGCGCGATACTTGAAGCTCCGGATCCTGCTCCCCGACATGCCCGGGCAGCTGGTGCGCACGGCGAGCATCGTGGCCGAGCACAACGCGAACGTGGTCGAGGTGATCCACACCCGCCACGCCACCGAGCTGCCGATCAGCGAGGTCGAGCTGGAGCTGCACATCGAGACCCGCGGGCACGACCACGGGGAGGCCGTGACGCAGGCGCTGCGCGATGCGGGCTACTCGGTGCGCGTGGGCGAGAAGTACTGA